In Picosynechococcus sp. PCC 7002, the following are encoded in one genomic region:
- a CDS encoding class I SAM-dependent methyltransferase, with the protein MTVSPPRQPTDFRVKLVNGLLAIRPIAALAKNRARAMMIQRAEKLGVPWRETVATLQKRDWQADLAAVENPDLTYPEYYLRSFHAYEAGNLGWEPALEVESAAYSVHSTLFGEPNVQGDALLRDSYHQILKFNIDITPEKIVDIGCSVGMSTEALQQVFPNAQLTGVDLSPYFLAVAKYRTAAHHADQFTWCHAPGEDTQLPGQSFDLVSCSLIFHELPQTAAIAIFREAKRLLKPGGYFALMDMNPQAEVYKKMPPYILTLLKSTEPYLDQYFSLDVAEELQRAGFEAPFIQENTVRHRTVIAKVRD; encoded by the coding sequence ATGACCGTAAGCCCGCCTCGCCAACCCACTGATTTCCGTGTCAAGCTAGTCAACGGCCTTTTAGCAATTCGGCCAATCGCCGCCCTGGCAAAAAACCGTGCTAGAGCAATGATGATTCAACGGGCCGAAAAGTTAGGGGTGCCCTGGCGAGAAACTGTGGCGACCCTACAAAAACGAGATTGGCAAGCAGATCTCGCGGCGGTTGAAAATCCAGATTTAACTTATCCCGAATACTACCTGCGTTCCTTCCATGCCTATGAAGCCGGAAATTTGGGTTGGGAGCCGGCCCTAGAGGTCGAGTCGGCGGCCTATTCTGTCCATTCAACCTTGTTTGGGGAACCGAACGTCCAAGGGGATGCGTTGTTGCGGGATAGTTATCACCAAATTTTGAAATTCAATATCGATATTACCCCGGAAAAAATTGTTGATATTGGCTGCAGTGTGGGCATGAGCACGGAGGCGCTACAGCAGGTTTTCCCCAATGCTCAGTTAACAGGGGTGGATTTGTCGCCCTATTTTCTCGCAGTGGCAAAATATCGCACCGCCGCTCATCACGCTGATCAGTTTACCTGGTGCCACGCGCCCGGAGAGGACACCCAACTGCCTGGACAATCGTTTGATTTAGTCTCCTGTTCTTTGATTTTCCATGAGCTTCCCCAAACAGCGGCGATCGCCATTTTCCGGGAAGCGAAACGACTCCTTAAGCCCGGCGGTTACTTCGCGCTGATGGACATGAATCCCCAGGCGGAAGTTTATAAAAAAATGCCCCCCTATATTTTGACGTTGCTCAAAAGTACAGAACCCTATTTGGATCAATATTTCAGCCTCGATGTGGCCGAGGAGTTGCAGCGGGCTGGGTTTGAAGCGCCCTTCATCCAAGAAAATACCGTCCGTCACCGCACGGTTATTGCCAAGGTCAGGGATTAA
- a CDS encoding DUF760 domain-containing protein has product MIFNSDFFSADVDEQAANNLMEYLQQQNPDVLARVAQSASSEIKDIIAHNVRGLIGVLPPDDFQVSITTDRENLANLLASAMMTGYFLGQMEQRMNLESSLVESGSLHTDLDFE; this is encoded by the coding sequence ATGATTTTTAACTCTGACTTCTTTTCCGCCGACGTTGACGAACAAGCCGCAAACAATTTAATGGAATACTTGCAACAGCAAAATCCTGACGTACTTGCACGGGTGGCCCAGTCCGCTAGCTCGGAGATAAAAGATATCATCGCCCACAATGTCAGAGGCTTAATCGGTGTCTTACCCCCAGACGATTTTCAAGTAAGTATCACCACCGACCGCGAAAATTTAGCAAATCTCCTTGCGTCCGCCATGATGACGGGCTATTTTCTCGGTCAAATGGAACAACGCATGAACTTAGAATCGAGCTTAGTTGAATCTGGTTCTCTCCATACGGACTTAGACTTTGAGTAG